The window ATCAGAAAATAGTTGAATATACCTTCCCATCTTTGAGAACTTTCATAGAATAATTTATCAAGAAAATAAAGAATTGGTAGGGGGGGAAATAGGATGTCACAGAGTTCAAAGCCGAACATGATTGCACCGTTTATTATGAATTCCATTCCCAAAAGCGGAACGTATTTGATGTCTCAAATTTTGAAGGGTATGCCGGGAGTATCACAGGGGGCTCATCTATACGCCGGAATTGAACAATTGAATAACCATCGCCAAGCGCTAAATAATACGAAACCAAACGAGTTTATACTCGGACATATTTATCACTCCCCCGAGTGGGTGAACATGATGCAACATTTCAGTATGAAGCAAGTTTTTTTATACCGCGATCCACGCGATATTGTCGTTTCTTTTGTTCACTTTATCCATCGTCTGCCACAACACAACTTATATCCTATTCTCATGAGGAACGGAATTACACATAAAGAACAATTGTTGACTGTGATTAACGGAGTGCATACCCCACAGCTTTACTATCCTAGTATTTCGGAAATGATCGGCTTTTTTGAGGGATGGATCCATACCCCGAACGTATTGAGTATAAAGTACGAACAGTTGAAAGCATCACGGGAATCCCAGCTCAACACGATAAGGCAAATTGCCGAATTTCTATGGAAAGGCCTAGCCCCACCGATTCCCCTTGTTCAACTGGCCACAATGATGCAGGACAATATAGACCCCCAACAATCACCAACGTTTCGCCAAGGTTCTATCGGGGATTGGCGCCAAGAATTTGATGCTGAAGTTAGAGAGTCTTTCAAGCGCGTTGCAGGAAACTTACTCATTACCCTTGGCTATGAGCGCGACAAAAAATGGTAACGATTCGAAAAAGTGGCTACTATCCCTCGATAGCAGCCATTTTTTATTCAGTTCTTATTTTAAAAAATCCGATATGCGGTGCCCGAGAAGGTAACAGGACCAAGAACTGAGGCATTGTTCAATGCGGGGTTATTCACAACTCTAGCCAGGATCCGGTATGGCAAGACAACTCCTACAGGAACGTTATTCTCGACCATTTGAAACGTTGCTATTCTGTTCTCATTCACAGCCACTGTCGAAGATTGCGCAGCAAATATAATTTGAGTGCCACGAGTTATTTGAAATAAAACCTCAGGTAAACCAGCTGTGGACGTGAAACCGACGGTACCGATCAATTCGATACGGTTGGCGGTTTGACTCACATCCAAAGCAAATCCGAACTCTGCGAGAATAATGCCTCCTGGTGCCGCAGGAATCGGCCTGTTAAGTGAACCAGTAGTATTTCCCGGTACACTTGATCCAAAGTTGATAACTTCTGCTGCCATGTAAATTCCTCCTAGTTTAAAGTTAAATTAACAATTATGACTTCTTTTCCATTTATATTGCCGTACTCATTGGCATCCCTACCTTTCTATCGATCTACTCTAGTATATGAATCTTATTTTCTCTCGACTGAGACATACATCATATTTGTTAAAAAAAGGCAAAAAAAAAAGAAAGGCGATAGAGTGAAACCCCGATATGCCTTCCTTTTTAACCTTTCGCAAGAAATTCGCGAACAGCCGATTCGAATTGTTCTGCGCTCCGCTGCCATGTCCACTTGATCGCTTCCTTTTCTCCTGCTTCCGCTATTCGAACCAATAGCTTTCGGTCCATAATGAGTTTATGAATATCTGCTACGAGCCGATTCTCATAGCGGTATGAGAGCATACAGTTTTCCTCGTGTTTGCAAATATCCATGTTACCTCCTGAATAGGTACTCACCAATGCCGCGCCTGTTCTCATAGCTTCGAGAGCAACCAGATTAGCCGTTTCATAAATACTTGTCGTAACGAAAATGTGAGAAATGTTATAAAGGTAATTTATTTCCGCATCGTTCTTAGGTGTAAACACCTTGAACATCGGATTCGTTCGGATCGATTGAAGAAATGGGGAAGTCGCTGCTTCCATCGGCGGGGCAATAAAATGGATTTGTGCTCCAGGATGGAGCTGTTTGATCCTGCTCAGACTATGGATCAAGTAGTCCTGATCCCTCTGAAATATGAACCCGCCCTCAGGCTTGCGCAATATAGCAGATATAACTAGATTCGCCTGCGAATGCCGGATATGATGATTTTTGAATACCGAATCCACCCCGACAGGCACAACCTTTCCTTGTATACCGTGAAGCAAGGCGATTAGCTGTTGCTGCCAATTGGACAGCACGATTAACTTATCCGTAGCATGGTACGAAGGAAAGCTAATTTCATTCTCCTTCCAAAATATAGGCTCATAACAAAGGCTAAATCTCACATGCATACCTTTTCCCTGTTGACTAGCCACTCGGACTGCAGGAATTGTCGTGTAAAAATTGGATACAATGACATCAGCCATCGGATAATCGTCCGCTTGAATAATAGCTGATTTCGCACGAACGATCGAAGCCAAAATATTGTCAAATTCTACGATCCCGTTGGAAGGCATGAGAATCGTCACTTGATGCCCTCTACGAACGAGGCCGTTGGCAATTTCGACCAAAGTCCTTTGAGCCCCCCCGCGATTTAACGTCAAAATCACGAACGTGAATTTCATAATCCACCCAACTCTCATTTTAATTTTTCAATTAGTTTAGTCAGTTTCTCTTTGTATTTCTGTTGAATGAACCACATCTCTTCTTCAACTGTACTATAATGCTTCTTCGTTCCCATTTCGTCATGAATTCGATATAGTGTAAGCGGTTCATTTAAGAAGTGAAAATGTTGTCCTTCCACCAGCAAACGCAACCACATATCATAATCCTGGGTGTAAAGAAATGATTGATCAAACCAGCCTATCTGGGGTATAAGCCCTTTCTTGAGGATAACCGTACATCCGTTAATAGGGTTTCCAACTAGAAATCGACTGTAGAAAGCGATGATATTCGGAAATACAAGGTTAACCGACTGTTTAAAGATGTGATTGTGCTCATTCAATGCATGCCAATTCGTATAACTGATCGAGGCGTTCACTTGCTGCATAAACTGCATTTGTCTTGCAATTTTATTCGGGAGAAAGAGATCGTCTGAGCTTAGCCAGGCAATAAATTCTCCTTTTGCCTCCTTAATTCCCTGATTCAAGGCACTGCCCGTGCCACCATTGGACTTCCGGATATAGCGAATCCTGTCCATGTACGGCTTTATTTTCTCCACATATAAATTAGATCCGTCGTCAACCACAATAACCTCCACATTTGGATAAGTTTGATTAGTTGCACTGATAATGGCATGCCCAATATAGGGACAATTATAGAAGGGTATGATGACGGAAACTTTAGGCACTTTGATTACGTTATTCATAAAGAATCTTGCCCTTAAGGAGCAGTTGTTTAATTTCTTCCACCGACATCAAGTCGTCTCTGGAGCAATATTGGTTGATGGAAACGGGTTGACAATGCGAATACTGATTGTTGGCACCGCTATTGGTTGTTGGAGGGAGAATAACAAAATATTGGCTGTTATAATGTACAGTGCTGCTGCTTTCGTGCTCTGAGAACAGGATTTCGTGAATTTTCTCACCGGGACGGATTCCTTGCTCCACAATTTGCATATTTTCTGTTTTCCCTTCGATATCCGCTATAGCCTCCGCCAAATCGAGAATGCGGCAGGCTGGCATTTTCAAGACAAAAATCTCCCCCCCTTTACTCGAGGCAACCGCTTGAAATAACAAACCGACAGAATCTTGAAGAGTGAGGAAAAATCGCGTCATCCCTTTATGTGTAATACCGATTGGCAATTGATCCCGAATTTGCTTTTGGAAAATATGGACTACGCTGCCGTTAGACCCAAGTACATTGCCACCACGTACGCAGACGAATTTGGTGTTCGTCTTTTCTAGATTAGCAGAAATGATTAACTTCTCACCGATTGCTTTTGTTAAGCCATAGAAATTATAAGGGTTAGCCGCCTTATCGGTGGACACATATACAACCGTTTGCACTTGATTGTGAATCGCCGCTTCGATGACGTTCTGAGTACCATCAACGTTCGTTTTTAAAGCCTCGTGCGGCTGGTTTTCACAGATCGGCACATGCTTCAATGCAGCGAGGTGAAACAGGTAATGTACCCCTTTGCATGCTTCAACTAGAGCCTCTTTATCTCTGATATCGCCGATCTGGAAACTTAGTCTAGAATCTTGAAACTGCTGCTTCATAGCGACCTGTTTCATTTCGTTTCGGGAATATATGATAATTTGTTTAGGAGCTTGCCGCAGTAGTTGTTTGACCAGTTCATGCCCCCATGATCCTGTACCTCCGGTAATCAAAATCACTCTGTTCTCAAACATGGATCACAACCTCCTTAATAAAAAATGGGACTCCCAAGCGTACAACGGGAAAATTCAAAAGTTGATAAATAAATGAGTTTATCTTCTTTCCACTTCAAATATTCGAAAACATAGGGACACTCTATCTTTCTAAGCCTTCGTTTCTCACAGTAGTACTTGTTACCATCAGGATCACAGTATAGTAACCAATTGATAGGTTCTTGCACTTCGAACACATCGTGGCCGATGGTATCCCCCAATGGAAGGCTCGATAAGACCTCCTCTGAAAGTTCTACGATATCCGTAACCTTCAATTTCAACAGGGTAAATACAGACCATGATTCAATGGGATAAAGCTGCGCATACATCCATAAATACACCTTTGAACTAGGTCCTTTTACCAGTAATACCCCAGGACTATGGATCAGGAAAGAGGTTGAACTGTTTACCTCCCTGCCCATCGGATACAGCTGAAGGAGTATATCCTCAATAATAACGACGCGTTCCCACTTCCATTTAAAAAAGTGAAAGGTATCCTCGTTGACTACAGGTCGTTTGCATCCGTCCTCCAACAAGTAGATTCCGTTCGATAAATTGCCTTTAACAAGAATGCCATCAGGAATCTTGTTTCTCATATAGCTTCCCCTTCATCCGTCTTGTAGCCTTCATACGTTTCATTCAAGCCTGCGAGAAGCTCGTACTGCGGACTCCATCCTAAAAGACCCATCGCCTTGCAATTGTTTAGGCAGTTGCGTCTAATGTTCCCGCTCCGCCCAGAGACCCGTTCAATCCGAATGGGTTTGCTGTGAATGTCCTGCATCATTTCGGCCAATCGATTGACTGAAGTGCCGCTTGCGGTACTAACGTGAACCATATCCTTATCCCCTTGTCGAACTGCTGCCAAATTGACTGCAACGACATCCTGTACATAAATGAAGTCGCGTGTCTGCTCACCGTCTCCATGAATACCAATGGGCTCTTCTTTAAATATACATGACAGAAATTGTGCGACCACTCTACCTTCTCCTTTCACCGTTTGCCTCGGACCATAAACATTAGCATAGCGGAGAATTATATAGGGGATTCCATGTAGCCGATGAAATAACCGAACATACGACACGGCCGTCAACTTAGATATTCCGTATCCCGAAATGGGCGGAGTCGGATCCATCCGGCCTTAGATTCTCAACGGAAGCAGAGACTAACGCATCGACTAGATGAGAACCAATGAAGTCTGCCCCCCCGGTAACAACCACCTTCAAGTATCTCCCTCCTTGCAAAGTAGTAACGCGTACATGATATGGTATGAGCAGGAAACGGGTATAGAAACGGTTATCCATCTATCTTTCATAAAAAATATACAATGAAATAGCCGTTCGAACAGTCCGCAGAAAGTGTGAGACATATAATGGAATAGCGTTAAATGAGTGTGAGGAGGAGACCGAAGATATGAGACTACTTTTCATCTTTTATATTCCTAGTGGAGGCGTTGAAACCTTAAACCGCCAACGCTGCAGAGCCCTAAAGGAACGAGGAGTGGAATGTCACTGCTTATATTTGCGCCCAGGGACCGGGGTGCAGAATGCGCATAACATCCCTACCTTTATCACGAATGACGAATTCGAAATCCAAAAAATTGTGAGGGACGGAAATTATACCGCAATTATTGTTGTTTCTGCATATCATCTTATACCTATAATCCGGCAGACTCCTTATAAAGGAATCATTATTTTCGAGGTTCAAGGCTTCGGTTTAAAGGAGCAAGCACGAGGTGCCATGATACATGCAAAGCCTTTCATAACGCCGCATACAAATGCACTTCTAAACCCCAAAACCCCCCACATCAAAGCACTCTTCCGGGAACTTTACCCCACCGTCAATCAATATGAGTTCAACAATTGTATGGACGTTAAACATTTTACCTACCGTTCTCTTCCAAAAAAAGATTTCCCCATCATCGCCTGGTTTGGTAGAATTGAAGACAACAAAAATTGGAGCGAATTTTTGCACATCGGGCATCGACTTGTTCAGCGATATCCCACGCTTAAGCTATGGATGTTCGAAGACCATACTCTTTCAACACCAGAAGAAAGAGACAAATTTCAAAAGCTTGCAGTAGCCTTATCGTTAGAGAATCGTCTTGTGCTCCGTTCCAATGTGCCTTATGCCCACATGCCGGAATATTTCTCGATGATTGGAGATTCTGGAGGCTTTATGTGTTCAACCTCCAAATCAGAAGGAGCGCCTTATGCGATAATTGAAGCGATGAGCTGCCGATGTCCGGTATTGACGACCGATTTGGACGGTGTCCAAAGTTCTGTTATTCATAATGTAACCGGGAAATATTACACGCTAGGAAACATCGCTGAAGCCGTCCAGCAGGGTGTTCAGATTATGGAAGACAAGACTCTCCGCGCCACAATTCTTAACAAAGCCCAGCAACATATCGTCACCAATTTTGCGCCCGAGCCATATTGCAAACAATTTTTGAGCATGTTAAGCGATTTGAGGGGGAACAAATAACCCCTTCTCTACTCGGACTTATACAGCAAAAAGCAGCTTGCCTCACTTTGGCAAGCTGCTTTTTGCTACTGTTGTTCTCTGAAAAACGTTAACATATCCTGCAGCGACCTTTCGAATGGAATCATCGGCTTCCAATCAAATGCCGACATTTTCCCATTATCGACCGGCTCCGGCACGAACGGAAGCGGTCTATGTTTCACTTGAATTTGCAGCTTAATCGTAGTCATTGCCTGAAAACAGGCAAGTGCTGCAGCCAAGGTGCGAACACTACCTGAACCAAGCTGATAGATTTCACCGCTAACCCCGTGAAACAGTATGCTCTCATACGCGTTAACTGCATCTCTGACATCGAGAAAGTCCCGCTGCTCCAGCAGCGACGTGAATGAAAACGGTGGCACATCCTTTCCTCGCTCTAAGTCGGTGACGGCCTTGGCCAGAAGACCGCAAATACCGTTCGAATGTCCTGGTCCAATTAAGTTGGAAGGTTGTGCAATGAGAATCCGCTGCTTGTAAAATCGCCCCCATTCCTGCGAGGCTATCACTTGAAACCATTTGCTGAGTGCATAAGGATGTAGTGCGCTTGAATTAGTGCTCAAGCTGGATCCAAGAGCTGACCCAACGACAAGAATCGGGCAATCTCGCTTTATCTCCCTAAGTGCATCCAACAAATATAAGGTAGAGACAAAATTTGCTTCCATATAAGAAACCGGGTCAAGCCACGATTCCGGAACAGAATTTCGCCCTGCCAAATGTAGGACATAGTCGGGCATCGTTTCACGCACCACTGCATATACCTGATCCTTGTCGGTAAGGTCACATTTCTTCCACTCCACATGTGGTGCACCGCTGTCAACTACGTTTCGGGCCAATGCCGTGATACGCATTCCTTTACCGTGAAAATGGCGACATGCATGGCGGCCAGTAAACCCGTTTGCACCGGTAATCAGAATGTTTGCATTTTTCAATTCAATCGCATCCAACTACGCAATTCTAACAGCATTTCACGGTAGTCGGGCACTTGGTAACGATAATCCGTTCTAACAGATTTCAATGTTCGATCCTGTATCGGTGTATCATCCGGGACTACTGTCACATCGTTTTTCTCGAATATTTCCTGAAACAAAAGAAGCAGATCACGCTTACTTATTTTCCCATGTGATGCTAAATGGATTAAACCCGTAACGCCATCCCGCAGCATATCATCGACAGCTTTTGCCAATTGCAAAGTCGTTACACCGTTCCACAACACTTGCGTATAGCCACTCACTGCTCCTCGCTGTTGCATGAACCAATGCAGTAAACCAATGCCATGACTGCGGATTTCCGGTCCAACAATCGAAGTTCGTATCGTCAAATGCTTATCACTAATG is drawn from Paenibacillus sp. V4I7 and contains these coding sequences:
- a CDS encoding SDR family NAD(P)-dependent oxidoreductase, whose product is MFENRVILITGGTGSWGHELVKQLLRQAPKQIIIYSRNEMKQVAMKQQFQDSRLSFQIGDIRDKEALVEACKGVHYLFHLAALKHVPICENQPHEALKTNVDGTQNVIEAAIHNQVQTVVYVSTDKAANPYNFYGLTKAIGEKLIISANLEKTNTKFVCVRGGNVLGSNGSVVHIFQKQIRDQLPIGITHKGMTRFFLTLQDSVGLLFQAVASSKGGEIFVLKMPACRILDLAEAIADIEGKTENMQIVEQGIRPGEKIHEILFSEHESSSTVHYNSQYFVILPPTTNSGANNQYSHCQPVSINQYCSRDDLMSVEEIKQLLLKGKILYE
- a CDS encoding glycosyltransferase family 4 protein, whose product is MVEIANGLVRRGHQVTILMPSNGIVEFDNILASIVRAKSAIIQADDYPMADVIVSNFYTTIPAVRVASQQGKGMHVRFSLCYEPIFWKENEISFPSYHATDKLIVLSNWQQQLIALLHGIQGKVVPVGVDSVFKNHHIRHSQANLVISAILRKPEGGFIFQRDQDYLIHSLSRIKQLHPGAQIHFIAPPMEAATSPFLQSIRTNPMFKVFTPKNDAEINYLYNISHIFVTTSIYETANLVALEAMRTGAALVSTYSGGNMDICKHEENCMLSYRYENRLVADIHKLIMDRKLLVRIAEAGEKEAIKWTWQRSAEQFESAVREFLAKG
- a CDS encoding NAD(P)-dependent oxidoreductase, with protein sequence MKNANILITGANGFTGRHACRHFHGKGMRITALARNVVDSGAPHVEWKKCDLTDKDQVYAVVRETMPDYVLHLAGRNSVPESWLDPVSYMEANFVSTLYLLDALREIKRDCPILVVGSALGSSLSTNSSALHPYALSKWFQVIASQEWGRFYKQRILIAQPSNLIGPGHSNGICGLLAKAVTDLERGKDVPPFSFTSLLEQRDFLDVRDAVNAYESILFHGVSGEIYQLGSGSVRTLAAALACFQAMTTIKLQIQVKHRPLPFVPEPVDNGKMSAFDWKPMIPFERSLQDMLTFFREQQ
- a CDS encoding glycosyltransferase family 4 protein; translated protein: MRLLFIFYIPSGGVETLNRQRCRALKERGVECHCLYLRPGTGVQNAHNIPTFITNDEFEIQKIVRDGNYTAIIVVSAYHLIPIIRQTPYKGIIIFEVQGFGLKEQARGAMIHAKPFITPHTNALLNPKTPHIKALFRELYPTVNQYEFNNCMDVKHFTYRSLPKKDFPIIAWFGRIEDNKNWSEFLHIGHRLVQRYPTLKLWMFEDHTLSTPEERDKFQKLAVALSLENRLVLRSNVPYAHMPEYFSMIGDSGGFMCSTSKSEGAPYAIIEAMSCRCPVLTTDLDGVQSSVIHNVTGKYYTLGNIAEAVQQGVQIMEDKTLRATILNKAQQHIVTNFAPEPYCKQFLSMLSDLRGNK
- a CDS encoding glycosyltransferase, which gives rise to MNNVIKVPKVSVIIPFYNCPYIGHAIISATNQTYPNVEVIVVDDGSNLYVEKIKPYMDRIRYIRKSNGGTGSALNQGIKEAKGEFIAWLSSDDLFLPNKIARQMQFMQQVNASISYTNWHALNEHNHIFKQSVNLVFPNIIAFYSRFLVGNPINGCTVILKKGLIPQIGWFDQSFLYTQDYDMWLRLLVEGQHFHFLNEPLTLYRIHDEMGTKKHYSTVEEEMWFIQQKYKEKLTKLIEKLK
- a CDS encoding sulfotransferase domain-containing protein; translated protein: MSQSSKPNMIAPFIMNSIPKSGTYLMSQILKGMPGVSQGAHLYAGIEQLNNHRQALNNTKPNEFILGHIYHSPEWVNMMQHFSMKQVFLYRDPRDIVVSFVHFIHRLPQHNLYPILMRNGITHKEQLLTVINGVHTPQLYYPSISEMIGFFEGWIHTPNVLSIKYEQLKASRESQLNTIRQIAEFLWKGLAPPIPLVQLATMMQDNIDPQQSPTFRQGSIGDWRQEFDAEVRESFKRVAGNLLITLGYERDKKW
- a CDS encoding NAD-dependent epimerase/dehydratase family protein — encoded protein: MDPTPPISGYGISKLTAVSYVRLFHRLHGIPYIILRYANVYGPRQTVKGEGRVVAQFLSCIFKEEPIGIHGDGEQTRDFIYVQDVVAVNLAAVRQGDKDMVHVSTASGTSVNRLAEMMQDIHSKPIRIERVSGRSGNIRRNCLNNCKAMGLLGWSPQYELLAGLNETYEGYKTDEGEAI